One Rossellomorea aquimaris DNA window includes the following coding sequences:
- a CDS encoding DNA topology modulation protein FlaR, with protein sequence MNTAKKIHIIGSVASGKSTLARQLSSERGIHYYELDHAMWRIHPDGDSRNTEAQRRDILISILNRESWIIEGVHYQEWMYKCLEEAELIIFLDTPKWKRNYRILKRYVEEKYGFKEGNYKQTFTMLRKMYGWSRHYERKEKPIVMGILDSYQDKVIIQKG encoded by the coding sequence ATGAACACAGCTAAAAAAATTCACATCATAGGCTCCGTCGCAAGCGGAAAATCCACACTCGCTCGCCAGCTTTCAAGCGAAAGAGGGATCCACTATTATGAGCTTGATCATGCGATGTGGAGAATACACCCCGATGGTGATAGTAGAAATACGGAAGCCCAACGAAGAGACATACTTATCTCAATACTAAATCGAGAATCATGGATCATCGAAGGCGTACATTATCAAGAATGGATGTACAAATGTCTTGAAGAGGCAGAGCTTATCATTTTTCTTGATACACCAAAATGGAAGCGGAACTACAGGATACTCAAACGCTACGTAGAAGAGAAATATGGATTCAAAGAAGGGAACTACAAGCAAACCTTCACGATGCTAAGAAAAATGTATGGATGGAGTCGTCACTACGAGAGGAAAGAAAAGCCAATCGTCATGGGAATCCTCGATTCATATCAAGACAAAGTCATCATCCAAAAAGGATAA
- a CDS encoding GNAT family protein translates to MFTYKLNDELELRLLDIQDAERIHELTDQSRSYLREWLPWVDYSKTVEDSKEFIKGTRLGFANNKSLAAGIIYQNEIVGVAGFNVIDWSNKVAYIGYWLGEGYQGKGIMTTVAKGLTKYAFEYYKMNKVEITAAEFNHRSRAIPERLGFKEEGKLRQREWIYDHFVDHIVYGMLADEWKKS, encoded by the coding sequence ATGTTTACTTATAAACTAAACGACGAATTAGAATTAAGACTTCTCGATATACAGGATGCTGAACGAATCCACGAATTGACTGATCAGTCCAGATCGTATTTACGTGAGTGGCTCCCATGGGTGGATTACTCAAAAACGGTTGAGGATTCAAAGGAATTCATTAAAGGCACACGTTTAGGCTTCGCGAATAATAAGAGCTTAGCTGCTGGCATCATTTATCAAAATGAAATAGTAGGAGTAGCAGGATTCAACGTAATTGATTGGTCAAACAAAGTGGCGTATATCGGCTATTGGTTAGGTGAAGGATACCAGGGAAAAGGGATCATGACGACAGTGGCAAAGGGACTCACGAAATACGCATTTGAATACTATAAAATGAATAAAGTCGAAATAACTGCTGCAGAATTCAACCATCGCAGTCGGGCAATACCAGAGCGTCTTGGTTTCAAGGAAGAAGGGAAGCTGAGGCAAAGAGAATGGATTTACGATCATTTTGTTGATCATATTGTATATGGGATGCTTGCAGACGAGTGGAAGAAGTCTTGA
- a CDS encoding alpha/beta hydrolase, with translation MKANVMTIRKKGIYVETHGSKENPALLYLHGGPGESCYDFSFHQSERLGKHFYLIAIDQRGVCRSEAIQENEEFGFQDLVEDCEALRKELGIDKWSVIGHSFGGFLALAYVSQYPESIEKVIFECPTFDYTLTSKGLLRKTARLFGKYNRYELQGKAMKLAEEHLSPRDFTEIYMKLSDELGEHRMQIYTHNFDNPTDYYATYTDEEWDTLYDRSDHHYHLLREEGVIFTSLLDRIKLIETPMLLLTGEYDPVTCEKHVEIFKRDAANGEIVHFKHSGHTPHYEEADRFKQVILDYLLVKDRQFS, from the coding sequence ATGAAAGCAAATGTAATGACCATTCGAAAAAAAGGGATCTATGTCGAAACCCATGGTTCTAAGGAGAATCCCGCCTTACTCTACTTGCATGGTGGCCCTGGGGAAAGTTGTTATGATTTCTCGTTTCATCAAAGTGAACGATTAGGGAAACATTTTTATCTTATTGCGATCGATCAAAGAGGTGTTTGCCGTTCAGAAGCCATTCAAGAAAATGAAGAGTTTGGTTTTCAAGATCTGGTCGAGGATTGTGAAGCACTCAGAAAAGAATTAGGAATCGATAAATGGTCTGTAATAGGGCATTCCTTTGGAGGGTTTCTGGCTCTTGCATACGTCTCCCAGTATCCTGAATCCATCGAGAAAGTCATTTTCGAATGTCCCACCTTCGATTACACCCTGACATCTAAGGGACTACTAAGAAAAACCGCTCGATTATTCGGAAAATACAATCGATATGAGTTACAAGGGAAGGCCATGAAATTGGCAGAGGAACACCTTTCTCCAAGAGATTTTACAGAAATTTATATGAAGCTGAGTGATGAACTTGGAGAACACCGCATGCAAATCTATACACATAATTTTGATAACCCTACTGACTATTATGCTACTTACACAGACGAAGAATGGGACACCTTATACGACCGTTCAGATCATCACTATCATCTTCTCCGGGAAGAGGGCGTCATTTTTACCAGTTTGCTAGATAGAATCAAGCTAATAGAAACACCGATGCTTCTTCTTACAGGAGAATACGATCCCGTTACATGTGAAAAACATGTAGAAATATTTAAGAGAGATGCAGCAAATGGGGAGATCGTTCATTTTAAACATAGTGGTCATACCCCCCATTACGAGGAAGCCGACCGCTTTAAACAGGTGATCTTGGATTATCTATTAGTCAAAGACCGGCAATTCTCATGA
- a CDS encoding serine hydrolase domain-containing protein: MEEVLKQTVQEPLKELISWVEDIKHKNGSSAACLYIIKDDQVVLEHYSGRYSHEKNAAQITKKSQFNVASARKSYLGLTIAYALHDKYISSLDDPITQYFPEFDKDLFEGTTIRHLVTHSHGLDTDEKGYMFREFKPGSSWAYRNVGVDIMTKLIHRLYGKGFPQLLNERVFTPLGFSETGWRTESGENLVPIIDHIDKPALPGLGSASNGTEKNLFASPREFALWGQLHVQKGMMNGRQIVPSKVIETATSIQNVSYSDSTLPENGLFWYVQDVPRDKSELGERVPSGSYQMLGVTGPTILVIPAYNVVVAKMYNKRYNYGGDQYLYYLREFSNKVADLFS, translated from the coding sequence GTGGAAGAAGTCTTGAAACAGACCGTCCAAGAACCATTAAAGGAATTGATCTCCTGGGTTGAAGACATTAAACATAAAAACGGGAGTTCTGCTGCATGCCTTTATATTATAAAAGATGACCAGGTCGTTTTGGAGCATTATAGCGGCAGGTACTCCCATGAAAAAAATGCAGCTCAAATCACAAAAAAGTCTCAATTTAATGTTGCCTCTGCCCGTAAAAGCTATTTAGGCCTTACGATTGCCTACGCTTTACATGATAAATATATATCGAGTCTGGACGATCCCATCACTCAGTATTTCCCTGAGTTTGATAAGGATTTGTTTGAAGGCACAACAATCCGTCATCTTGTAACTCATTCCCACGGACTCGATACCGACGAAAAAGGATACATGTTTCGGGAATTCAAGCCCGGTAGCAGCTGGGCATACCGTAACGTGGGTGTGGACATTATGACAAAATTAATTCACCGACTGTATGGAAAAGGGTTCCCGCAGCTTTTAAACGAGAGGGTTTTTACTCCCCTGGGGTTTAGTGAAACGGGATGGAGAACGGAATCAGGTGAAAATCTTGTACCTATCATCGACCACATCGATAAACCTGCGCTACCTGGACTGGGGTCAGCTTCAAATGGAACGGAGAAGAATTTATTTGCATCTCCCAGGGAATTTGCTCTCTGGGGGCAGCTACATGTTCAGAAAGGCATGATGAATGGAAGACAAATCGTTCCCTCTAAAGTAATTGAGACTGCCACTTCCATTCAAAATGTTTCGTATTCTGACTCCACCCTTCCTGAGAACGGTCTGTTTTGGTACGTTCAAGACGTTCCAAGGGATAAAAGTGAATTAGGGGAGAGGGTACCTTCAGGATCTTATCAAATGTTAGGTGTCACCGGTCCAACAATTCTTGTCATACCTGCTTATAATGTGGTGGTGGCTAAAATGTATAACAAGCGATACAACTATGGGGGAGACCAATACCTTTATTATTTACGGGAATTCAGTAACAAAGTGGCAGATCTATTTTCCTGA
- a CDS encoding SET domain-containing protein has product MIEVKISSLSDGDLNRGVFAKRDIAKGELVHEAPVIPYPNEEHEHIEKTFLADYVFEYGINHTALLLGYGMLFNHSYTPNTTYEINFDNHTFDFYAYKDIQAGEELLINYNGEVDNDEPLWFNKDKNEDE; this is encoded by the coding sequence ATGATCGAAGTGAAAATATCGTCCCTTAGTGACGGTGACCTTAATCGAGGCGTTTTTGCAAAAAGAGATATAGCCAAAGGAGAGCTGGTTCATGAAGCACCAGTCATCCCCTATCCCAATGAGGAACATGAACATATAGAGAAAACGTTCCTGGCGGATTATGTATTTGAATACGGAATCAATCACACAGCACTTCTATTAGGATATGGAATGTTGTTTAACCATTCATATACACCGAATACAACATACGAAATAAATTTCGATAACCATACCTTCGACTTTTATGCCTACAAAGACATTCAAGCTGGCGAAGAATTGCTCATTAATTATAATGGCGAAGTGGATAATGATGAACCGCTTTGGTTTAATAAAGATAAGAACGAAGATGAATAA
- a CDS encoding CBO0543 family protein, producing the protein MFHIVVIVVIILSSLKWGSWNRWREFLPTIYYFSFFNMFYQYISYTMKAVWELDGFFINMFVTDSLYTMIAYPCLVVLFLSHYPEEIRMKIFYYFKYIGVAILIEWAAWRMDSIEYFEGWNLWWTLLFYFIMFPMLRLHFKNPVRALVVSIFVIAFLLISFDYHVL; encoded by the coding sequence ATGTTTCATATTGTAGTCATTGTAGTTATTATTCTCAGTTCCTTAAAATGGGGTTCCTGGAATAGATGGAGAGAATTTCTTCCCACGATCTATTATTTTAGTTTTTTCAATATGTTTTATCAGTATATCAGCTACACCATGAAGGCTGTTTGGGAACTAGATGGATTTTTCATCAATATGTTTGTGACGGATTCACTTTACACGATGATCGCTTATCCTTGCCTTGTGGTTCTATTTTTAAGCCACTACCCAGAAGAAATCAGAATGAAAATCTTCTATTATTTTAAGTACATAGGTGTGGCCATATTGATTGAATGGGCAGCTTGGAGGATGGATTCCATTGAATATTTTGAAGGCTGGAACCTTTGGTGGACCCTGCTATTTTATTTTATTATGTTTCCCATGCTGCGCCTTCACTTCAAAAACCCGGTTCGGGCATTGGTGGTTTCAATCTTTGTCATTGCGTTTTTACTTATTAGCTTTGATTATCATGTCCTATAA
- a CDS encoding VOC family protein, with protein sequence MIYEMTVQVRVTDMQKGQKWYETLLNRTPDFIPHEGFAEWELTPGCWLQVAEGTPSLNSGPIRLGVEDISRERERLSSLLGTKHFDIHEREEVPVKWATFQDPWGNGIGLFQYQSKAEIQERILFILGKKK encoded by the coding sequence ATGATTTATGAAATGACTGTACAAGTCCGGGTAACTGATATGCAAAAAGGGCAAAAATGGTATGAAACTCTATTAAATCGCACTCCAGATTTCATCCCCCACGAAGGGTTTGCAGAGTGGGAACTCACTCCAGGCTGTTGGCTCCAGGTAGCAGAAGGCACCCCATCCCTCAATTCCGGTCCCATCCGATTGGGGGTTGAAGATATTAGCAGAGAACGGGAAAGACTGTCATCCCTTTTAGGTACAAAGCACTTTGACATCCATGAAAGAGAAGAAGTCCCAGTAAAGTGGGCAACCTTTCAGGATCCATGGGGGAATGGAATCGGATTGTTCCAATATCAAAGTAAAGCTGAAATCCAAGAGCGTATCCTATTCATTTTAGGGAAAAAGAAGTAA
- a CDS encoding GNAT family N-acetyltransferase, which produces MEIQLLNEKHAEAYWQLRLEMLQQSPSSFGSSYEEAIARTNPIEVTAERLVQNGSYTFGCFDDGKLVGAVTLVREESLKMKHKASIFAMYVDPAQRGKGLARGLLQAAITQAKEEDGIEQVMITVVTTNETAKGLYHSCGFKPYGTEKRALKYNDEYFDEELMVLFL; this is translated from the coding sequence ATGGAAATTCAATTACTCAATGAAAAACATGCAGAAGCTTACTGGCAGCTTCGTTTGGAAATGTTGCAACAGAGTCCTTCAAGCTTCGGCAGCAGCTATGAAGAAGCGATTGCACGCACCAATCCAATTGAAGTGACAGCAGAGAGACTTGTGCAAAATGGCAGCTACACGTTTGGTTGCTTTGATGACGGGAAACTAGTCGGAGCAGTGACCCTCGTACGTGAGGAATCATTAAAAATGAAGCATAAAGCTTCTATTTTTGCCATGTATGTTGATCCTGCCCAACGTGGGAAAGGTTTAGCAAGAGGGCTGCTTCAAGCTGCCATCACTCAAGCAAAAGAGGAGGATGGCATTGAACAAGTCATGATTACTGTGGTCACAACCAATGAAACAGCGAAGGGCCTCTATCACTCTTGTGGATTCAAGCCCTACGGGACAGAAAAGCGGGCATTGAAATATAACGATGAATATTTCGATGAAGAATTGATGGTTTTGTTCTTATAA
- a CDS encoding aminopeptidase has protein sequence MTIHKDFDKKLKQYAELAIKVGVNVQHDQPLWISAPLGTENFVRIVVKEAYLAGARNVHVQWYDEEIMRTHYELAPDDTFYEFPSWLAAAHEWVVDNKGAFLQIEANDPDLLKGIDPDRILNFEKASGDALDRFYEAIEKDQISWSIVAIPSQKWADKVFPDLPEKERISSLWDRIFTSVRINHEDPVLAWQTHIETLTNKASELNHLKLKSLHYQSEGTDLSVELHEDHIWLTGASRTPQGTHFIANMPTEEVYTVPVKTGVNGKVTSTKPLAYNGNVIDDFTLTFEDGEIKKVTAREGEEILKKLILTDEGAAYLGEVALVPHQSPISDSGVLFFNTLFDENASNHLAIGSSYPTCLKDGDILSDEEREEKGLNESVVHEDFMIGSEHMNIDGVCRDGRKIPIFRNGNWAI, from the coding sequence ATGACAATACATAAAGATTTCGACAAAAAATTAAAACAATACGCAGAACTCGCGATTAAAGTGGGAGTAAATGTTCAGCATGATCAGCCTCTGTGGATTTCTGCACCACTCGGAACTGAAAATTTCGTACGCATTGTTGTAAAAGAAGCATATCTTGCTGGTGCAAGAAATGTACATGTTCAATGGTATGACGAGGAAATCATGAGAACACACTATGAGCTGGCCCCGGATGACACTTTCTACGAATTCCCAAGCTGGCTGGCTGCTGCGCATGAATGGGTTGTGGACAATAAAGGAGCCTTTCTTCAAATAGAAGCTAATGATCCGGACCTGTTGAAAGGAATCGATCCAGACCGTATCCTTAATTTTGAAAAAGCAAGCGGAGATGCCCTGGACCGTTTCTATGAAGCGATTGAAAAGGATCAAATCAGCTGGTCTATCGTGGCAATCCCTTCACAAAAATGGGCAGACAAAGTGTTTCCTGACTTACCAGAGAAAGAAAGAATCTCAAGCCTTTGGGACCGTATCTTCACATCCGTTCGTATCAATCATGAAGATCCCGTCCTTGCTTGGCAGACACATATCGAAACCCTGACCAACAAAGCAAGCGAACTCAATCACTTAAAGCTGAAATCCTTGCACTACCAATCGGAAGGGACGGACCTTAGCGTTGAACTCCATGAAGATCACATATGGCTGACAGGGGCAAGCAGAACACCACAAGGAACCCATTTTATTGCCAATATGCCGACGGAAGAAGTGTATACTGTCCCTGTAAAAACCGGAGTCAATGGCAAGGTTACAAGTACTAAGCCACTGGCTTACAATGGGAACGTGATCGACGACTTCACCCTTACTTTTGAAGATGGAGAAATTAAGAAAGTCACAGCAAGAGAAGGGGAGGAAATCCTGAAAAAATTGATCCTGACAGACGAAGGAGCGGCCTATCTTGGAGAGGTGGCGCTTGTCCCGCATCAGTCGCCGATCTCTGATTCCGGTGTACTATTCTTCAACACCTTATTTGATGAAAATGCATCCAATCATTTAGCGATCGGTTCCTCTTACCCAACTTGTTTAAAGGATGGAGACATCTTATCCGATGAAGAACGGGAAGAAAAAGGACTCAATGAAAGTGTGGTTCATGAAGATTTTATGATTGGTTCAGAACATATGAATATAGATGGAGTTTGCCGTGATGGAAGAAAGATCCCTATTTTCCGCAATGGGAACTGGGCTATCTGA
- a CDS encoding S66 peptidase family protein — protein MITYPLLKKDATIGVTAPSSGVPQELHDMFKQSIIKMESKGYPVKCGETVWTQHKAKSSPAQKRATELNQMLQDEKISLIIPPWGGQLLVEILDLIDYENIKTKWLLGYSDTSVLLLALTLKTGIATAHGTNLVDLRGEYSDPTTAQWETVLSTKEGSSVTQHSSQHYQKEWNHDQSSPIVFHLTEPTIWKTVGNHDVKVNGRLLGGCIDVIRHLIGTPYGNIADFREKHIKNEPILWYFENCELTTADLRRSLIQMKLAGWFDHSSGILFGRSAGNTPVGDYMIEDVYLELSEELQIPIVYDIDCGHQPPQVTFINGAHGEVEVSGEKGKVIQTFK, from the coding sequence ATGATTACATATCCACTACTAAAAAAAGACGCAACCATAGGCGTGACCGCTCCTTCATCAGGAGTTCCTCAAGAACTACATGATATGTTCAAGCAATCCATCATTAAAATGGAGAGTAAAGGATACCCGGTAAAATGCGGAGAGACTGTATGGACTCAGCATAAAGCTAAATCTTCGCCTGCCCAAAAGAGAGCCACAGAATTAAACCAAATGCTGCAGGACGAAAAAATCTCCCTTATCATCCCACCATGGGGCGGCCAACTACTCGTAGAAATCCTGGATCTCATTGATTATGAAAATATCAAAACAAAATGGCTGCTGGGTTATTCCGACACGAGTGTGCTATTACTGGCACTAACATTAAAAACCGGAATCGCCACTGCGCATGGAACCAATCTCGTTGATTTAAGAGGGGAGTACTCCGATCCAACGACGGCACAATGGGAAACCGTTCTATCAACGAAAGAAGGATCGTCTGTTACTCAGCATTCATCCCAACACTATCAAAAAGAATGGAATCACGACCAGTCTTCCCCAATAGTCTTTCACTTAACTGAGCCAACCATTTGGAAAACTGTAGGAAATCATGATGTAAAGGTCAATGGCCGACTGCTCGGAGGCTGCATAGATGTAATCAGGCACTTAATCGGAACGCCTTATGGAAATATAGCAGATTTTAGAGAGAAGCATATAAAGAATGAACCCATCCTTTGGTATTTTGAAAACTGTGAATTAACGACAGCTGATCTGCGCCGTTCACTTATACAGATGAAATTAGCTGGCTGGTTCGACCATTCTTCTGGAATTCTGTTTGGAAGAAGTGCTGGCAACACGCCGGTTGGAGATTATATGATTGAAGATGTCTATCTAGAGCTGTCAGAAGAGCTGCAGATCCCGATCGTGTATGATATTGACTGTGGGCATCAGCCTCCTCAAGTTACTTTTATCAATGGAGCACATGGAGAGGTAGAAGTCTCAGGTGAAAAAGGTAAAGTCATTCAAACATTCAAATAA
- a CDS encoding D-alanyl-D-alanine carboxypeptidase family protein, with product MKKNAMKQSLSVLMISLMAMTHSQQTAHGKTKLDINADAAILVEADTGKIVYKEHENQLLGIASMTKMMTEYLVLEAIEEGKIKWDQTYKVSDKVYRLANAPGLSNVPLRADEEYTVRELYDAMVIKSGNGAAIALSEVVAGTEGEFVKRMNAKAKELGFENYQFVNSSGLSNYDMLGMFPKGTDVNDENMVSAEDMATLAYYLIHDFPEVLETSGLSSKVFRPGTDEELVMKNTNGLLKDKSYFYKGADGLKTGTTPFAGSTFTGTAERDGVRYISVILDAKDEYGQPSSAERFIQTTELLDYGFNEFETVKYSLNDIEKKKEHTLDVPDGKEQSVAIKIDKPLSIRVTKEEKDKVKASVKLVEDKISDDGTLQAPIEKGEKIGEMMIETPEKNEYILDEKQPSYKVDIYAAKSVEKASWLVRSARSIQSFFGNLF from the coding sequence TTGAAGAAGAATGCAATGAAGCAAAGCCTGTCGGTTTTGATGATATCCCTTATGGCCATGACGCATTCTCAGCAAACGGCGCATGGGAAGACAAAATTAGATATAAATGCAGATGCTGCAATTTTAGTAGAAGCAGATACAGGTAAGATTGTGTATAAAGAACATGAAAATCAGCTCCTCGGGATTGCCAGCATGACGAAAATGATGACAGAATACCTTGTATTAGAGGCAATTGAAGAAGGAAAGATTAAATGGGATCAAACGTATAAAGTGAGTGACAAAGTCTATCGATTAGCGAATGCTCCCGGACTGAGCAATGTTCCACTGCGAGCGGACGAAGAGTATACGGTAAGAGAATTGTATGATGCAATGGTGATCAAATCAGGTAATGGTGCAGCGATTGCTCTTTCCGAAGTGGTGGCAGGTACTGAAGGTGAATTTGTAAAGCGGATGAATGCAAAGGCGAAGGAACTCGGCTTTGAAAATTATCAATTTGTTAATTCTTCCGGTTTAAGTAACTATGATATGCTCGGCATGTTTCCGAAAGGAACCGATGTGAATGATGAAAACATGGTATCGGCTGAAGATATGGCTACTTTGGCATATTATCTCATCCACGATTTTCCGGAAGTATTAGAGACATCGGGTCTCTCTTCCAAAGTTTTCAGACCGGGTACAGATGAAGAACTCGTTATGAAGAATACAAACGGCCTATTAAAAGATAAATCTTATTTTTATAAAGGTGCAGATGGATTAAAGACAGGTACGACACCCTTTGCCGGTTCCACTTTTACAGGGACAGCAGAGCGTGATGGAGTCCGATATATTTCCGTTATTTTAGATGCAAAGGATGAATATGGACAGCCAAGCAGTGCAGAGCGTTTTATTCAAACGACAGAACTGCTGGATTACGGATTTAATGAATTTGAAACGGTGAAGTACAGTTTAAATGATATTGAAAAGAAAAAGGAACACACGTTAGACGTTCCAGACGGTAAAGAACAATCGGTTGCCATCAAGATAGACAAGCCTCTATCTATTCGAGTAACAAAAGAAGAGAAAGATAAAGTGAAAGCGTCAGTCAAATTAGTTGAAGATAAAATTAGCGACGATGGTACTCTTCAAGCTCCAATTGAAAAGGGTGAAAAAATTGGAGAAATGATGATCGAAACCCCGGAAAAGAATGAGTATATCTTGGATGAAAAACAGCCTTCCTATAAAGTTGATATTTATGCCGCTAAATCAGTAGAGAAGGCTAGCTGGCTAGTACGAAGTGCACGAAGCATTCAGTCATTTTTTGGGAATTTGTTTTAA
- a CDS encoding HIT family protein gives MKDCLGCRLANEKEKVFIIYENDHVSCILDHVPHHPGHTLILPKRHKVEVTEFNEEESRSIMEASQLVAQAIQALYEPNGITICQNGGIYNELTHYHMHVIPRNEEADRFGELFYGKAKVEQHSETLEETQEKMMDYINRILE, from the coding sequence ATGAAAGATTGTCTCGGCTGCCGCCTTGCAAATGAAAAAGAGAAAGTATTTATCATATACGAAAATGATCACGTGTCCTGCATTTTGGATCATGTTCCGCATCACCCCGGACATACCCTGATTCTCCCAAAGCGGCACAAAGTGGAAGTAACGGAATTCAATGAAGAAGAAAGTCGCTCCATAATGGAGGCTTCACAACTAGTTGCACAAGCCATTCAGGCTCTATATGAACCCAACGGGATTACCATCTGCCAGAATGGAGGCATCTACAACGAGTTAACGCATTATCATATGCATGTCATTCCGCGAAATGAAGAAGCAGATCGATTTGGCGAACTGTTTTATGGAAAGGCTAAGGTTGAACAACACAGTGAAACATTGGAAGAGACTCAAGAAAAGATGATGGACTACATTAATAGAATACTAGAATAG